A window from Sus scrofa isolate TJ Tabasco breed Duroc chromosome 2, Sscrofa11.1, whole genome shotgun sequence encodes these proteins:
- the GIPC3 gene encoding PDZ domain-containing protein GIPC3 isoform X2, whose product METPAAREAQGAEASRLPAPPPSPAPAEPPAESPTPATPRARPRLVFRTQLAHGSPTGKIEGFTNVRELYSKIAEAFGISPTEILFCTLNSHKVDMQKLLGGQIGLEDFIFAHVRGETKEVEVTKTEDALGLTITDNGAGYAFIKRIKEGSIINRIQAVCVGDSIEAINDHSIVGCRHYEVAKMLRELPKSQPFTLRLVQPKRAFDMIGQRSRSSKCPMEAKVSSGRETLRLRSGGAATVEEVPSEFEEEATQRVDDLLESYMGIRDPELASTMVETSKKTASVQEFARHLDSVLGEFAFPDEFVVEVWAALGEAREVCG is encoded by the exons ATGGAGACCCCAGCGGCCCGCGAGGCCCAGGGAGCCGAGGCCTCGCGCCTGCCTGCGCCCCCGCCCTCGCCCGCGCCTGCGGAGCCCCCGGCCgagtcccccacccccgccacacccCGCGCCCGCCCGCGCCTCGTCTTCCGCACGCAGCTGGCGCATGGCAGCCCCACGGGCAAGATCGAGGGCTTCACCAACGTCCGCGAGCTCTACTCCAAGATCGCCGAGGCCTTCGGGATCTCGCCCACAGAG ATCTTATTCTGCACCCTAAACAGCCACAAAGTGGACATGCAGAAACTCCTGGGCGGCCAGATAGGGTTGGAGGATTTTATCTTTGCCCACGTGCGCGGTGAGACCAAGGAGGTGGAGGTCACTAAGACTGAGGATGCCCTGGGACTGACCATCACGGACAATGGGGCTGGCTATGCCTTCATCAAG AGGATCAAGGAGGGCAGCATCATCAACCGGATCCAGGCAGTGTGCGTGGGCGACAGTATCGAAGCCATCAACGACCACTCCATTGTTGGCTGCCGCCACTATGAGGTGGCCAAGATGCTCAGGGAACTGCCCAAGTCACAGCCCTTCACCCTGCGCCTGGTGCAACCCAAGAGAGCCTTCG ACATGATCGGCCAGAGGAGCCGGAGCAGCAAATGCCCCATGGAGGCAAAAGTCAGCAGCGGGAGGGAGACCCTGCGGCTTCGTTCGGGAGGGGCTGCCACCGTGGAGGAAGTG CCCAGTGAATTTGAGGAGGAAGCAACCCAGAGGGTGGATGACCTGCTGGAGAGTTACATGGGCATTCGGGACCCAGAGCTGG CGTCCACCATGGTGGAGACATCCAAGAAGACAGCGAGCGTCCAGGAGTTTGCACGCCATTTAGACTCCGTCTTGGGCGAGTTCGCCTTCCCAGACGAGTTTGTGGTGGAGGTGTGGGCCGCCCTCGGCGAGGCCAGGGAGGTCTGTGGCTAG
- the HMG20B gene encoding SWI/SNF-related matrix-associated actin-dependent regulator of chromatin subfamily E member 1-related isoform X5 gives MPGAGWGGAGGRGGLGAVGWSVAAAERSGKVSFEVRPGAAMSHGPKQPGAAAASASGKTPGQHGGFVVAVKQERIEGPRAGEKGSHEEEPVKKRGWPKGKKRKKILPNGPKAPVTGYVRFLNERREQIRTRHPDLPFPEITKMLGAEWSKLQPAEKQRYLDEAEREKQQYMKELRAYQQSEAYKMCTEKIQEKKIKKDSGSGLMNTLLNGHKGGDCDGFSTFDVPIFTEEFLDQNKAREAELRRLRKMNVAFEEQNAVLQRHTQSMSSARERLEQELALEERRTLALQQQLQAVRQALTASFASLPVPGTGETPTLSTLDFYMARLHGAIERDPAQHEKLIVRIKEILAQVASEHL, from the exons AtgccgggggcggggtggggcggagcAGGCGGCAGGGGCGGGCTTGGAGCGGTTGGTTGGAGCGTCGCAGCAGCCGAGAGGTCCGGGAAAGTTTCTTTCGAG GTGCGGCCGGGAGCGGCCATGTCCCACGGCCCCAAGCAGCCCGGCGCGGCTGCCGC GTCGGCGAGCGGTAAGACTCCAGGACAGCACGGGGGATTCGTGGTTGCTGTCAAGCAAGAGCGCATCGAGGGCCCGCGGGCAGGAGAGAAGGGGTCCCACGAGGAGGAG CCGGTGAAGAAGCGCGGCTGGCCCAAGGGCAAGAAGCGGAAGAAGATCCTACCCAATGGGCCTAAGGCACCGGTCACCGGCTACGTGCGCTTCCTGAACGAGCGGCGTGAGCAGATTCGTACTCGCCACCCAGACCTGCCTTTTCCCGAGATTACCAAGATGCTGGGCGCGGAGTGGAGCAAGCTGCAGCCAGCGGAGAAGCAG CGGTACCTGGATGAGGCCGAACGGGAGAAGCAGCAGTACATGAAGGAGCTGAGAGCGTACCAGCAGTCCGAAGCCTACAAGATGTGCACGGAGAAGATACAGGAAAAGAAGATCAAGAAAG ACTCCGGCTCCGGGCTCATGAATACCCTTTTGAATGGACACAAG GGTGGGGACTGTGACGGCTTTTCCACCTTCGACGTCCCCATCTTCACTGAAGAATTCTTGGACCAAAACAAAG CTCGGGAGGCGGAGCTGCGGCGCCTGCGGAAGATGAACGTGGCCTTCGAGGAGCAGAATGCGGTGCTACAGAGGCACACACAGAGCATGAGCAGCGCGCGCGAGCGCCTGGAGCAGGAGCTGGCCTTGGAGGAGCGGCGGACGCTGGCACtacagcagcagctccaggcGGTGCGCCAGGCGCTCACCGCCAGCTTCGCGTCGTTGCCGGTGCCCG GCACAGGCGAGACGCCCACGCTCAGCACCCTGGACTTCTACATGGCCCGGCTGCACGGCGCCATCGAGCGCGACCCCGCCCAGCACGAGAAGCTTATCGTCCGCATCAAGGAGATCCTGGCCCAGGTCGCCAG TGAGCATCTATGA
- the HMG20B gene encoding SWI/SNF-related matrix-associated actin-dependent regulator of chromatin subfamily E member 1-related isoform X3, translated as MPGAGWGGAGGRGGLGAVGWSVAAAERSGKVSFEVRPGAAMSHGPKQPGAAAASASGKTPGQHGGFVVAVKQERIEGPRAGEKGSHEEEPVKKRGWPKGKKRKKILPNGPKAPVTGYVRFLNERREQIRTRHPDLPFPEITKMLGAEWSKLQPAEKQRYLDEAEREKQQYMKELRAYQQSEAYKMCTEKIQEKKIKKDSGSGLMNTLLNGHKGGDCDGFSTFDVPIFTEEFLDQNKAREAELRRLRKMNVAFEEQNAVLQRHTQSMSSARERLEQELALEERRTLALQQQLQAVRQALTASFASLPVPGTGETPTLSTLDFYMARLHGAIERDPAQHEKLIVRIKEILAQVARCVPCEHL; from the exons AtgccgggggcggggtggggcggagcAGGCGGCAGGGGCGGGCTTGGAGCGGTTGGTTGGAGCGTCGCAGCAGCCGAGAGGTCCGGGAAAGTTTCTTTCGAG GTGCGGCCGGGAGCGGCCATGTCCCACGGCCCCAAGCAGCCCGGCGCGGCTGCCGC GTCGGCGAGCGGTAAGACTCCAGGACAGCACGGGGGATTCGTGGTTGCTGTCAAGCAAGAGCGCATCGAGGGCCCGCGGGCAGGAGAGAAGGGGTCCCACGAGGAGGAG CCGGTGAAGAAGCGCGGCTGGCCCAAGGGCAAGAAGCGGAAGAAGATCCTACCCAATGGGCCTAAGGCACCGGTCACCGGCTACGTGCGCTTCCTGAACGAGCGGCGTGAGCAGATTCGTACTCGCCACCCAGACCTGCCTTTTCCCGAGATTACCAAGATGCTGGGCGCGGAGTGGAGCAAGCTGCAGCCAGCGGAGAAGCAG CGGTACCTGGATGAGGCCGAACGGGAGAAGCAGCAGTACATGAAGGAGCTGAGAGCGTACCAGCAGTCCGAAGCCTACAAGATGTGCACGGAGAAGATACAGGAAAAGAAGATCAAGAAAG ACTCCGGCTCCGGGCTCATGAATACCCTTTTGAATGGACACAAG GGTGGGGACTGTGACGGCTTTTCCACCTTCGACGTCCCCATCTTCACTGAAGAATTCTTGGACCAAAACAAAG CTCGGGAGGCGGAGCTGCGGCGCCTGCGGAAGATGAACGTGGCCTTCGAGGAGCAGAATGCGGTGCTACAGAGGCACACACAGAGCATGAGCAGCGCGCGCGAGCGCCTGGAGCAGGAGCTGGCCTTGGAGGAGCGGCGGACGCTGGCACtacagcagcagctccaggcGGTGCGCCAGGCGCTCACCGCCAGCTTCGCGTCGTTGCCGGTGCCCG GCACAGGCGAGACGCCCACGCTCAGCACCCTGGACTTCTACATGGCCCGGCTGCACGGCGCCATCGAGCGCGACCCCGCCCAGCACGAGAAGCTTATCGTCCGCATCAAGGAGATCCTGGCCCAGGTCGCCAGGTGTGTTCCCTG TGAGCATCTATGA
- the HMG20B gene encoding SWI/SNF-related matrix-associated actin-dependent regulator of chromatin subfamily E member 1-related isoform X4, with protein sequence MPGAGWGGAGGRGGLGAVGWSVAAAERSGKVSFEVRPGAAMSHGPKQPGAAAASASGKTPGQHGGFVVAVKQERIEGPRAGEKGSHEEEPVKKRGWPKGKKRKKILPNGPKAPVTGYVRFLNERREQIRTRHPDLPFPEITKMLGAEWSKLQPAEKQRYLDEAEREKQQYMKELRAYQQSEAYKMCTEKIQEKKIKKEDSGSGLMNTLLNGHKGGDCDGFSTFDVPIFTEEFLDQNKAREAELRRLRKMNVAFEEQNAVLQRHTQSMSSARERLEQELALEERRTLALQQQLQAVRQALTASFASLPVPGTGETPTLSTLDFYMARLHGAIERDPAQHEKLIVRIKEILAQVASEHL encoded by the exons AtgccgggggcggggtggggcggagcAGGCGGCAGGGGCGGGCTTGGAGCGGTTGGTTGGAGCGTCGCAGCAGCCGAGAGGTCCGGGAAAGTTTCTTTCGAG GTGCGGCCGGGAGCGGCCATGTCCCACGGCCCCAAGCAGCCCGGCGCGGCTGCCGC GTCGGCGAGCGGTAAGACTCCAGGACAGCACGGGGGATTCGTGGTTGCTGTCAAGCAAGAGCGCATCGAGGGCCCGCGGGCAGGAGAGAAGGGGTCCCACGAGGAGGAG CCGGTGAAGAAGCGCGGCTGGCCCAAGGGCAAGAAGCGGAAGAAGATCCTACCCAATGGGCCTAAGGCACCGGTCACCGGCTACGTGCGCTTCCTGAACGAGCGGCGTGAGCAGATTCGTACTCGCCACCCAGACCTGCCTTTTCCCGAGATTACCAAGATGCTGGGCGCGGAGTGGAGCAAGCTGCAGCCAGCGGAGAAGCAG CGGTACCTGGATGAGGCCGAACGGGAGAAGCAGCAGTACATGAAGGAGCTGAGAGCGTACCAGCAGTCCGAAGCCTACAAGATGTGCACGGAGAAGATACAGGAAAAGAAGATCAAGAAAG aAGACTCCGGCTCCGGGCTCATGAATACCCTTTTGAATGGACACAAG GGTGGGGACTGTGACGGCTTTTCCACCTTCGACGTCCCCATCTTCACTGAAGAATTCTTGGACCAAAACAAAG CTCGGGAGGCGGAGCTGCGGCGCCTGCGGAAGATGAACGTGGCCTTCGAGGAGCAGAATGCGGTGCTACAGAGGCACACACAGAGCATGAGCAGCGCGCGCGAGCGCCTGGAGCAGGAGCTGGCCTTGGAGGAGCGGCGGACGCTGGCACtacagcagcagctccaggcGGTGCGCCAGGCGCTCACCGCCAGCTTCGCGTCGTTGCCGGTGCCCG GCACAGGCGAGACGCCCACGCTCAGCACCCTGGACTTCTACATGGCCCGGCTGCACGGCGCCATCGAGCGCGACCCCGCCCAGCACGAGAAGCTTATCGTCCGCATCAAGGAGATCCTGGCCCAGGTCGCCAG TGAGCATCTATGA
- the HMG20B gene encoding SWI/SNF-related matrix-associated actin-dependent regulator of chromatin subfamily E member 1-related isoform X2, with amino-acid sequence MPGAGWGGAGGRGGLGAVGWSVAAAERSGKVSFEVRPGAAMSHGPKQPGAAAASASGKTPGQHGGFVVAVKQERIEGPRAGEKGSHEEEPVKKRGWPKGKKRKKILPNGPKAPVTGYVRFLNERREQIRTRHPDLPFPEITKMLGAEWSKLQPAEKQRYLDEAEREKQQYMKELRAYQQSEAYKMCTEKIQEKKIKKEDSGSGLMNTLLNGHKGGDCDGFSTFDVPIFTEEFLDQNKAREAELRRLRKMNVAFEEQNAVLQRHTQSMSSARERLEQELALEERRTLALQQQLQAVRQALTASFASLPVPGTGETPTLSTLDFYMARLHGAIERDPAQHEKLIVRIKEILAQVARCVPCEHL; translated from the exons AtgccgggggcggggtggggcggagcAGGCGGCAGGGGCGGGCTTGGAGCGGTTGGTTGGAGCGTCGCAGCAGCCGAGAGGTCCGGGAAAGTTTCTTTCGAG GTGCGGCCGGGAGCGGCCATGTCCCACGGCCCCAAGCAGCCCGGCGCGGCTGCCGC GTCGGCGAGCGGTAAGACTCCAGGACAGCACGGGGGATTCGTGGTTGCTGTCAAGCAAGAGCGCATCGAGGGCCCGCGGGCAGGAGAGAAGGGGTCCCACGAGGAGGAG CCGGTGAAGAAGCGCGGCTGGCCCAAGGGCAAGAAGCGGAAGAAGATCCTACCCAATGGGCCTAAGGCACCGGTCACCGGCTACGTGCGCTTCCTGAACGAGCGGCGTGAGCAGATTCGTACTCGCCACCCAGACCTGCCTTTTCCCGAGATTACCAAGATGCTGGGCGCGGAGTGGAGCAAGCTGCAGCCAGCGGAGAAGCAG CGGTACCTGGATGAGGCCGAACGGGAGAAGCAGCAGTACATGAAGGAGCTGAGAGCGTACCAGCAGTCCGAAGCCTACAAGATGTGCACGGAGAAGATACAGGAAAAGAAGATCAAGAAAG aAGACTCCGGCTCCGGGCTCATGAATACCCTTTTGAATGGACACAAG GGTGGGGACTGTGACGGCTTTTCCACCTTCGACGTCCCCATCTTCACTGAAGAATTCTTGGACCAAAACAAAG CTCGGGAGGCGGAGCTGCGGCGCCTGCGGAAGATGAACGTGGCCTTCGAGGAGCAGAATGCGGTGCTACAGAGGCACACACAGAGCATGAGCAGCGCGCGCGAGCGCCTGGAGCAGGAGCTGGCCTTGGAGGAGCGGCGGACGCTGGCACtacagcagcagctccaggcGGTGCGCCAGGCGCTCACCGCCAGCTTCGCGTCGTTGCCGGTGCCCG GCACAGGCGAGACGCCCACGCTCAGCACCCTGGACTTCTACATGGCCCGGCTGCACGGCGCCATCGAGCGCGACCCCGCCCAGCACGAGAAGCTTATCGTCCGCATCAAGGAGATCCTGGCCCAGGTCGCCAGGTGTGTTCCCTG TGAGCATCTATGA
- the HMG20B gene encoding SWI/SNF-related matrix-associated actin-dependent regulator of chromatin subfamily E member 1-related isoform X1 encodes MPGAGWGGAGGRGGLGAVGWSVAAAERSGKVSFEVKTAAEVGALRESGGRGGPRIRAGPLPSRGLRTWVSWGAIVQQRIPGAPALEGLPVPGSCPPRHSGAPQPDPAVSCSRDPHSATIVLSRSASGKTPGQHGGFVVAVKQERIEGPRAGEKGSHEEEPVKKRGWPKGKKRKKILPNGPKAPVTGYVRFLNERREQIRTRHPDLPFPEITKMLGAEWSKLQPAEKQRYLDEAEREKQQYMKELRAYQQSEAYKMCTEKIQEKKIKKEDSGSGLMNTLLNGHKGGDCDGFSTFDVPIFTEEFLDQNKAREAELRRLRKMNVAFEEQNAVLQRHTQSMSSARERLEQELALEERRTLALQQQLQAVRQALTASFASLPVPGTGETPTLSTLDFYMARLHGAIERDPAQHEKLIVRIKEILAQVASEHL; translated from the exons AtgccgggggcggggtggggcggagcAGGCGGCAGGGGCGGGCTTGGAGCGGTTGGTTGGAGCGTCGCAGCAGCCGAGAGGTCCGGGAAAGTTTCTTTCGAGGTGAAAACAGCCGCAGAAGTCGGGGCCCTGCGAGAGAGCGGGGGGCGTGGGGGTCCCAGGATCAGGGCGGGGCCCCTCCCGAGCCGGGGGTTGCGGACCTGGGTCTCCTGGGGGGCGATCGTCCAACAAAGGATCCCTGGGGCGCCCGCCCTCGAGGGCCTCCCTGTCCCCGGATCCTGCCCCCCCCGGCATTCCGGGGCTCCACAGCCAGACCCCGCCGTCAGCTGCTCGAGAGACCCTCACTCGGCCACGATTGTGCTTTCCAG GTCGGCGAGCGGTAAGACTCCAGGACAGCACGGGGGATTCGTGGTTGCTGTCAAGCAAGAGCGCATCGAGGGCCCGCGGGCAGGAGAGAAGGGGTCCCACGAGGAGGAG CCGGTGAAGAAGCGCGGCTGGCCCAAGGGCAAGAAGCGGAAGAAGATCCTACCCAATGGGCCTAAGGCACCGGTCACCGGCTACGTGCGCTTCCTGAACGAGCGGCGTGAGCAGATTCGTACTCGCCACCCAGACCTGCCTTTTCCCGAGATTACCAAGATGCTGGGCGCGGAGTGGAGCAAGCTGCAGCCAGCGGAGAAGCAG CGGTACCTGGATGAGGCCGAACGGGAGAAGCAGCAGTACATGAAGGAGCTGAGAGCGTACCAGCAGTCCGAAGCCTACAAGATGTGCACGGAGAAGATACAGGAAAAGAAGATCAAGAAAG aAGACTCCGGCTCCGGGCTCATGAATACCCTTTTGAATGGACACAAG GGTGGGGACTGTGACGGCTTTTCCACCTTCGACGTCCCCATCTTCACTGAAGAATTCTTGGACCAAAACAAAG CTCGGGAGGCGGAGCTGCGGCGCCTGCGGAAGATGAACGTGGCCTTCGAGGAGCAGAATGCGGTGCTACAGAGGCACACACAGAGCATGAGCAGCGCGCGCGAGCGCCTGGAGCAGGAGCTGGCCTTGGAGGAGCGGCGGACGCTGGCACtacagcagcagctccaggcGGTGCGCCAGGCGCTCACCGCCAGCTTCGCGTCGTTGCCGGTGCCCG GCACAGGCGAGACGCCCACGCTCAGCACCCTGGACTTCTACATGGCCCGGCTGCACGGCGCCATCGAGCGCGACCCCGCCCAGCACGAGAAGCTTATCGTCCGCATCAAGGAGATCCTGGCCCAGGTCGCCAG TGAGCATCTATGA